The region GCGGTCACGTTGCTCGACGCCGCCGCCGCGAGCGGGACCGTCCGGCACATCGTGTTCACCTCGGCCGCCAACGCGGACCGCGGCACCGGCATCCCCCACTTCGACAGCAAGCACCGCATCGAGCTCCACCTGCGGAGCCTGGGCATCCCCTGGACGGTTATCGCCCCGGGCGTCTTCATGGACAACTACACCGGCGAGTGGACGATGAGCGGCCTGCGCGAGGGCCGGTTCGCCCTGCCTCTGCCCGCCGACCTGCCGCTGCCGTTCATCTCGGCCGCCGACATCGGCGCGTTCGCGGCGCTCGCCCTCCGGCATCCCGAGGAGTTCGCCGGTCGGCGCATCGACCTCGCCTCCGATCGTGTCACGTGCTCCGAGATCGCCGAGGCCCTCTCCACCGCCTGCGGTCGTCCGATCGAATTCGCGCCGGTCCCCCTCGCTGAGATCGAGGCGTACTCCGCTGATTTGGCCACCATGTTCCGCTACTTCGCCGGTACCGGTCTCGACGTGGACGTCGAAGAGCTGCGGCGCGACCACCCCGAGGTGGGCTGGCGGAGCTTCGCCGACTGGGCAGCCGCCCAGCACTGGGATCTGGAGGCCCGGTAAAGGAGATGCCGAGGTACGCCAACAGCTTCGCGAGTCGGATACCGAGATACAGCCGGCTTTGAAGGCGTCAAAGCACGGTGGTCGGCACTGAGGGACGGCTTGCCGTCGTCAGGGCTTGGGCGTCCCAGCCCGAGGCGAGGAGCACGGCGGCGGGGTTGCTGGCGGCGGCGATGACGTCGCGGTGGATCTGTGCATCGTGGTCGAGTTCCGCTTCAAAGTACAAGTGGCCGACAAGGCCGGGACGAAACTCGGCTCGGCCTTGTCGGCCATCACCGCCGTCCTCGGTGATGGCCTTGAATTCGAGCTTGTCACGTAGGGCGATGTGGTGACGTTCGTGGTGTAGGGAGCCCTGGCCTGTCTGTGTGCGGATCAGCGGGCGATCGAGATCGCGAACGGCGCGAATCCGCTGGACCGGATCACGTGCGGTACGAACAGGATCGCGGCCTCGACAGCCCGCGCGGTCTCGATCCCGCCGAGGTCTGTGATCCACTCCTGGTGCCAGCCGAGGTCCAGGAGAAGCTCGTGGACGACCTGCTTGGCCTCCGGGTCCTTGCCGGAGAGGAAAGCGGTTGGCGTCTGGGCGAGCGCGGCGGGGGCGGTCATCACCGAGTGAAGCATCGTGTTGAGCGTTTTGACGACGAGCGTCTCCGGCAGCGCGTCTTGGAGTTGCTCCGCGAGACTTGAGCCGGGGTAGAGCAGATCGGCGGGCAGTCCGTCCGGTCCGTCGACAGTGGCGTTGGAGACGTCCACGAGGATCTTGCCCCGCAGCTCCGTGCGCAGTGCGGCGAGCCGCTCCAGCGAGCCGGCGCCCGGCGTGGCGTTGATGACGATCTGTGCTGTGCGGACGGCTTCGGCGGCAGCGCCTGGCGAGCGGTCCGCCACGGTCACCTCGTGCCCGGCCCGAGTGAGGGCGGTGGCCAGGCCGCCGCCGACGCGGCCGCCGCCGAGAACGGTGATCTTGCTCATGCTGAACTGGTCCTCCTGGTCTTTCTGGTTCTCGCAAGTGGTCAGGGGTCAGCGGGACAGCGTGGCAACCGCATCGGCGTGCACGCCGGATGCCGCGGCCAGGAAGCTTTCGCTCTCCGGGGTCCAGGGGTGGCCCTCGGCGTCGGAGATCCGTCCGCCGGCCTCCGCGACGAGCAGCGCCCCGGGAAGCAGGTCCGCGCGGGCCCCGGCGAACTGCCAGAAGGCGTCGATCCGGCCTGCGGCCACGTTCAGCAGGTGCAGGGTGGCGGGCACGGATGTCCGCACCACGAGCGCGTCGAGGAGCATCTCGGTGATCGAGGAGCCGACGCGCCGTACGACCTTCTCGTCCTCGTCCGGCCTTGCCTGGCTCGTGGCCACGATGCTCAGGCCGAGGTCCGTGGTCCGGGACACGTGCAGCGGCCGGCCGTCGAGGTGGGCGCCGGCGCCGGTGAGCGCGGTGTAGGTCTCGCCGGTCAACGGCAGGTGGACCGCGGTGAGCACCGGCTGGTTGTCGCGCACGAGGGTCGCGGTCACCGCCCACTCCGGCAGGGCGTGCAGGTGGTTGACGTTGCCTTCGGCCGGGTCCACGACCCACCATTCGCCGGACGGCAGAGCGCCGCCCGCCAGCTCGTCCTCCACCCAGCGGGCGTCCGGGCGCAGGGCTGTGAGGCGGGGGCGCAGGATGTCGAGGGCCGTGTCGTCGTTGGCGGCGAGCGCGCGCATCAGCTCTTCGCGGCTCTGGTAGCGGACCACGTCGCCGAAGCGCTCCTGCAGCGCCGAGCCCGCCGTGCGTACGGCGATCGCTGTCCGTGCGAGCAGGTCGGCGTCGGAGGTGGGGGCGGAGTCGGCGGCTGCGGTACTACCGGTGTTCTGAATCGACTCGGGCATGGCGGTACTCCCGTCTGAGCAGGGGTGATTGAGACCAACCGGGCGAGAACCAGGTTCTTTTGCGCCCGCATCTCGAAGGTAGAAGCGGCCATCGTTAACTTCAAGTGCATGTAAAGCACGGCTAGGATGACTCCCATGCAATTGGATCTGAATCTGCTCGCCGCGCTCGACGCTCTCCTGGAGGAAGGCAGCGTGGCCGGCGCCGCCGACCGCCTGCACGTCACCGCCCCCGCGATGAGCCGCAGCCTCGGCCGGATCCGGCGCACGACGGGCGATCAGATCCTGGTGCGCACAGGGCGCACGATGACCCCGACGCCGTACGCGATCGCCGTCCGGGAACAGGTGCACGACCTGCTCCAGCAGGTCCGGGGCGTGCTGGCGCCGAGCCGTGAACTCGACCTCGCGACGCTCGAACGCACCTTCACACTCCGCTGGCACGACGCACTCGTCGCCCTCAGCGGCCCCGCGCTTCTCGCTGCCGTGTGTGAGCAGGCGCCGGGTGTGCGGCTGCGCTTCATCGCGGAATCGAGCATCGACACACCCGAGTTGCGCCGCGGCGAGGTCGACCTCGCCGCGAACGCGGACCGCCCGACGGCACCCGAGATCCGCGCCGATCGGGTGGCCGAGACCCAGCACGTCATCGTCGTGCGGCGGGGACACCCGCTCACCCGTGTCAAGGCCGTCACCGCCGCGCGGTACGCCTCGGCCGAGCACATCACCGTCTCGCGGCGCGGAAAGGTGAGCAACATTCTCGACGACGTTCTCGCGCGACTGGACCTCACCCGACGTGTGGTGGCGACCGCGCCCACCGAAGGAGCCGCGTTCGAGTTCGTGCGAGGCTCCGACCTCCTCGTCACAGCCCCCGAATCCACGGCGCGTTCGGCCGCCGTGGATCTCGGCCTGGTCCTGCTCCCGCTCCCGCTCGATCTGCCGCCGGCCCCGGTGTACCTGTCATGGCATCAGCGCTATGACACCGACCCCGCACACATCTGGCTACGCGATCTGGCACGGACCGCGTTGACCAGTGGGATGACGCGATGAGAGGACTGCGTCAAACGGCACGTTGACACCTGCCGATGTCGGCGACCTGCCGGCGAGCCGCGACCTCCGAGACGGCGTGCCCAGCGTGCCCGGCGGTCAACTCCTGGCGTGCCGTCTCAAGGCGACGGCGTCGGACATAGGCGCCGACCGGACCGTGGCCGACGATCCTCCGATCGAGATCGTGCGGCCGGTCAGCGGCCCTGGCGGGACGGGCTTGCCGGTCAACTGGCCGGGGAAGAACCCGCCCCAGATCTGCATGTACCCCGCTGAGATCTGCTCCTGCATCGCGGGGATGGACTCGGCCAATCAGCGTCGCTGTGGCCGGCGGCCAGGTCGCCGGCCCACCACCTCCTCGAATCCCGGTACCGCACTCGGGATCGGCTTGGGATCCACCACGAACACGTCGAAGTCAAGGCTCATCGTCTTCTCCGGTCCTCCGGCATCGCTGACTCGGCTTGACCTCATGATCACTCCGGCGGACGGCGGCGGAGTATCAGCATGTTGACTGCACTGCGAGCCCGAGCCGCGCGGCCGGTTGCAGTCATGTTGCTGATACCTCCCCACGGTGCGTTGCCGGATGCTGGTTTTCATGAACCTGAACGCAGCCACATCCGGGGGCGGCGCGCGCCTGCTGGCGGACGGGAACCAGGTGCCGGTGCTCGGCCTCGGCGTCTGGCAGGTACCGGCCGGGCGCGCGTGCGTCAACGCCGTGAGCTGGGCTCTCGACGCCGGTTACCGGCATATCGACACGGCTCAGGCATACGGCACATGAACGTGTAGCTCATCCCCCGTCGCCATGGAGGAAGGCCTGAAGTGCGCCATCCGGGAGGGCAGCAGGGGTCATAACGTGCCCGACGTGGCCTCCGGCTGCCCCAGCGCCGCGTCCAGCGACGCCGAGGGCGGCAGGAGCCGGGCCAGGCCGGTCACCTTGAGGACGCGTAACGTCAGCGGCCGGGTGCAGACCAGGTGCAGCCGGCCGCCCCGGTCGAGAACGCGGCTCCTGGCGCGGTACAGCAGACGCAGCCCGGAGCAGTCGAAGAACTCCACGGGCCGCAGGTCGATCACGATCTGCGGCTCCGGGTGCCCCGTCTCGGCGTCCAGGTACGGCGTGATCTCCAGCGCCGCGACGATGTCGATCTCCCCGTGGAACTCCAGCACCGTGTGACCCCGGTCCAGGCGGACGCGCAGATGACGGGTGGGCGGTGCGGGGTCGTACGTCACGGCGACATCGCCTCCAACCGGCTGCTGACCCACTCCTGGTGGCAGGGCCCGCAAAACCGTTCCCTGCTCTGCAAGTTACCCTCGTTGGAGTGAATTCCAGCATGTTCGATTGACATATGTCTGTGATTTGCAGGGCGAGTCGCCCCTCGGGTCGGCCACGCGGATCACGACAGAGCGTGCCACGCCTTGGACAGAGCCTGGCGGAACTGATCCGTCTGGTGTGCGCTGAGCTCGCGCACCATGCGTTCCTCCAGCTCACGCACCGCGTCGGTGTACCGCGCCAGTAGCTCACGCCCCTCGTCGGTGAGCAGGATCAGCAGCTCGCGCCGGTTGTGCGGATTGCGCTCGCGGCGGATCAGTCCGCGGTTCTCCAGTGAGCGCACCAGGTCGGCCATCGACTGCGCGGTCACGAAGGAGTCCCGCGCGAGCTGTGCCGCCGAGAGGCCGTCGTGTCGCTCCAGCACGGTGAGTGACGTGTACTGCAGTGCGGTGATCCCCGCCGGCTTCACCAGTTCGTCGAGGTGGGAGCGTACGACTAGCTCCACCTGCTTGACCATGTAGAGCAGGGACGGAGGTGCCTTCGTTGCCTGGGTGCCGACCATGGGTTCAGCCTAAGCCATTGACAGGAATCCTGTCCGTAATGAAACTGCGAACCAACAGGAATCCTGTTGGTTGAAATCTTGGCGATCAAGGCTGAGGAGTGGGCAATGACGACCACCTTCGAGAGCGGGCCCGGGCGGCTGTTCATCGGCGGACAGTGGCGCGAGGCGGCCGACGGAGCGCGTACGGACGTGATCGACCCGTCCACCGGCCAGGTGGTCACGACGGTCGCCGAGGCGGGTGCGGCGGACGTGGACGCCGCCGTACGCGCCGCACGGGAGGCCTTCGACCACGGCCCCTGGGCCGGCCTGAGCGGACGGGAGCGGGGCAGGGTGCTGCACCGCGTCTCGGAGCTCATCCGCGAGAACGCCGACGAGCTCGCCGCCCTGGAGAGCCTCGACGTCGGCAAGCCCCTCTCCCTGTGCCGCCCCGTCGACGTGCTCACGGCGGCCGACGAGTACGAGTACTGCGCCGCGCTCGCCCAGACCCTTGACGGCGCCACCCGCGACACCCCGCTGGGCGCCTTCGCCTACACGCGCCGGGGACCGCTCGGCGTGGTCGCCGCGATCACGCCCTTCAACTTCCCGCTGATCCTCTCCAGTTCGAAGCTCGCCCCGGCTCTCGCGGCCGGGAACACCGTGGTGCACAAGCCCGCCGACGAGACCCCGCTCAGCGCCCTGTACATGGCCCGCCTGCTCCAGGAGGCCGGGGTCCCGGACGGCGTGGTGAACGTCGTCACCGGCAGCGGACCGGTCGCGGGCGAGGCGCTGCTGCGCAACCCCGGCATCGACAAGCTCGCCTTCACCGGTTCGACCGCCGTCGGCCGGCACGCCGCGAGCGTCGCGGGCGAGGCGCTCAAGCCGGTCACCATGGAACTGGGCGGCAACGCGGCCCACGTCGTCTTCGAGGACGCCGACCTGGAGAAGGCGGTCGGCGCGGTCATCAAGGGATTCGTCTTCAACACCGGGCAGTTCTGCATGGGCGGCCCGCGGCTGCTGGTGGCACGCTCGGTGTACAGCACCCTGCTGAACATCCTCGCCGACGCCGTCCCCGGCGTCCCGGTCGGCGACCCCCGCGCCCCCGAGACCGTCGTCGGTCCGATGGCGGGGGAGAGGCACCTCAGGAAGGTCGAGGAGTACGTCGAACTGGCCCGCAAGGAGGGCGCCCGCATCGTCTGCGGCGGCGAGCGGCTCGAACTGAACGGTGGCTACTACTACAAGCCCACGGTCCTCGCGGGCCTGCCGAACGACTCCCGCGTGATCCAGGAGGAGATCTTCGGCCCGGTCCTCACCGTCCAGCCCTTCGACACCGAGGACGAGGCCGTCGAACTGGCCAACTCCACCCCGTACGGCCTGGCTTCGGGCATCCAGACCTCCGACCTCACCCGCGCGCACCGCGTCGCCGACCGGCTCCAGGCGGGCATCGTCTGGATCAACGACTGGGCGATGCTCGACCCCGCGGTCCCCTTCGGCGGGGTCAAGGACTCCGGCTTCGGCCGGGAGTACGGGCCCGAGGCCCTCGCCTCCTACACCAAGGTCAAGTCCGTCGTCGTCTCGCTCGACTGAGCCGCGCACCATCACCAAAGGGAGTTCGTACGATGTCCACCCCCACCCGCGCGGCCGTGGTCGAGTCCTCAGGCGCGCCGTTCACGCTCGCCGATGTCGAACTCGACGAGCCCGGCTCCGGCGAAGTCCTCGTCCGTATGGTGGCGACCGGCCTGTGTCACACCGACCTCGGTGTGGCGAGCGGCGGTCTGCCCTTCCCTCTGCCCGGCGTCCTCGGCCACGAGGGAGCGGGCGTCGTCGAGGCCGTCGGACCGGACGTCACCGGCGTCGCCCCCGGCGACCATGCCGTCCTGTCCTTCACCTCCTGCGGCGGCTGCCGCAACTGCCGTGACGGGCATCCCGCCTACTGCGCCACCTGGCTGCCGCTGAACCTCATCGGTGGCCGGCGCGCCGACGGCACCAGCACGATCAGCCGTGCCGGGGCCCCGCTCGGCGGGCACTTCTTCGGGCAGTCCTCCTTCGCCGAGCGGGCGCTGGTCGACGCGCGCAGCCTGGTGAAGGTCGACCCCGATGTGCCGCTGGAGTCCGTCGCTCCCCTGGGCTGCGGGGTGCAGACAGGGGTCGGTGCGGTCTGGAACGTGCTGAAGCCCGGGCTCGGCGACACCCTCGTCGTGCTCGGCGCCGGAGCGGTCGGCCTGTCGGCGGTGATGGCCGCCGCCCTGACCCCCGTCACGAGGATCATTGCGGTCGACCGGGTCGCCGAACGTCTCACCCTGGCCAAGGAGTTGGGTGCGACGCACACGATCGACGCGGGCGAGGCCGACCTCGGCGAGGTCGTCGCGCTGCTGACGGACGGTCACGGTGCCGACGGTGTCGTGGAGACCACCGGCAGCGTCGCCGTACTGCGCCAGGGCGCCGACGCGCTCGCCGCGCGCGGCACCCTGGTCGTGGTGGGCGCCCCACCCTTCGGTACCGAAGTCGCCCTGGACGTCAACGGGTTGATCCCCGGCAAGCGGATCGTCGGCCTCACCCTGGGGGACGGCGAGACCCAGACCATCATCCCCGCGCTGGTCCAGCTCGTGAAGGAGGGGCGGCTCCCGCTGCACCGCCTGATCAGCCACTATCCGTTCGCGGACATCGAGCAGGCGGTGCGGGACATGAAGGCGGGCAAGACGATCAAGCCCGTACTGACCTTCTAGTCGACAACCTGTGCTGACCTTCTAGTCGGCACCCCGTACTTGCGTTCTAGTCGACCGTGAGCACGAGCTTCCCCGTGGTCCGGCCGGTGTCGCCGAGCGCGTGTGCCTCGGCGGCGTCGGCCAGCGGGAACGTCCCGGCGATCGTCGCGCGCAGCTTGCCCGCGTCGACGAGGTCCGCGACCGCCCGCATGCCCGCGTGGTCCGCCTCCACCAGCATCCGCGCCGCCCGCACACCGAGCGCCGCGGCCTCCTTGTAGAGCTCCTCCGGCCCCATCGGCAGGATCGACACCACGATCCCGCCCTCGCGCAGCACACGCAGCGAATGGAAGGTGTTCTCCCCGCCGATCGTGTCCAGGACGACGTCGACGTCCCGGACCGCCTCGGTGAAGTCGGTCTCCCGGTAGTCGATCAGCTCGTCGGCGCCGAGGCCGCGCAGGAACTCGTGCTTGCCCGCGCTCGCCGTGCCGATCACATACGCGCCCCGCGCCTTGGCGATCTGCACGGCGACATGCCCGACGCCGCCGGCCGCGGCGTGGATCAGCACCCGCTGCCCCGGCCGCAGATCGGCCGTGTCGACCAGCGCCTGCCAGGCGGTCAGCGAGACCAGCGGCAGGGCGCCCGCCTCCGTGTGGTCGATCCCGGCCGGCTTGGGCGCGAAGGAGCGGGCGGGCGCGGTCACGTACTCGGCGTGCGAGCCGTGTCCGAACGGGTAGGGCAGCATGCCGAAGACCTCGTCGCCGGGCTCGTACAGGGTGACGCCGACCCCGACGGCCTCCACCACTCCGGAGACGTCCCAGCCCAGGACGAAGGGCGGCTGCCCCAGGAATCCGCCCGTCGCCCGGTGCTTCCAGTCGGTCGGGTTGACCCCGGCCGCCCGCACCCGCACCAGTACCTCGCTCGGCCCGGGTGCCGGCCGCTCCGTCTCCACTTCCTTGAGTACCTCGGGCCCGCCGAGGACGTCCTGACTGATCGCGCGCATCGTGTTCGCAGTGCTCATGAACACAGCGTGCCGGGCCGGCACGCTCCGCGAAATGGCAAGATTGCCAACCTTCGATAAGATCGTGCCATGAGCCGAGTGGAGCGTGTGGAGCGCGTGGTCGTCCTGGCACTGGACGGCGTCTACCCCTTCGAGCTGGGCATCCCCAGCCGGATCTTCGGCGCCGCGGACGGCCGGTACGAGGTGCTGACCTGCACCGTCGACGGTCGCCCGGTGCGCTGCAACGCCGACTTCTCGGTCACCGTCGAGCACGGCCCCGAGGCGCTGGGCACGGCGGACACGGTGGTGATCCCCGCCATGGACCCGGTCGCCGTGACCGCGGAGCTCCCCGCCGAGGTCATCGCCGCGCTCGCGCTCATCCGCCCGGGCACCCGCATCGTCTCCATCTGCACGGGCGCGTTCGTGCTGGCGGCGGCCGGTCTCCTGGACGGGCGGCGGGCGACCACGCACTGGCAGCTGGCCGACGATTTCCGGCGCCTGTTCCCGCGGGTGTCCCTGGACGCGGACGTGCTCTTCGTGGACGACGGCACGATCCTCACCTCCGCCGGTGCCGCCTCCGGCGTCGACGTCTGTCTGCACATCCTGCGGGGCGACCACGGGAGCGAGCTGGCCAACAAGGTGGCCCGGCGCTGTGTGGTGCCGCCCTGGCGCGACGGCGGTCAGGCCCAGTACATCGAGCAGCCCGTGCCGGACATGGCGGCGACCAGCACGGCGGCGACCCGCGGGTGGGCCCTCGCCCGACTGGGTGACCCGCTGACCCTGGCCGATCTCGCCGGACACGCCCGCATGAGCCTGCGCACCTTCGCCCGCCGCTTCAACGACGAGGTGGGGATGAGCCCCGGCCGCTGGCTCATCCAGCAGCGCGTCGTCAGGGCCCGCCATCTGCTGGAGTCCAGCGACCT is a window of Streptomyces sp. NBC_00271 DNA encoding:
- a CDS encoding NmrA/HSCARG family protein, coding for MTQRISQPTVAVTGATGAQGGATARALLGHGLRVRALTRNPSSAAAEQLRRLGAEVAYADFDDRVGLDAALAGADALFAMSTPFGTDIDAEVRQAVTLLDAAAASGTVRHIVFTSAANADRGTGIPHFDSKHRIELHLRSLGIPWTVIAPGVFMDNYTGEWTMSGLREGRFALPLPADLPLPFISAADIGAFAALALRHPEEFAGRRIDLASDRVTCSEIAEALSTACGRPIEFAPVPLAEIEAYSADLATMFRYFAGTGLDVDVEELRRDHPEVGWRSFADWAAAQHWDLEAR
- a CDS encoding NADPH-dependent F420 reductase codes for the protein MSKITVLGGGRVGGGLATALTRAGHEVTVADRSPGAAAEAVRTAQIVINATPGAGSLERLAALRTELRGKILVDVSNATVDGPDGLPADLLYPGSSLAEQLQDALPETLVVKTLNTMLHSVMTAPAALAQTPTAFLSGKDPEAKQVVHELLLDLGWHQEWITDLGGIETARAVEAAILFVPHVIRSSGFAPFAISIAR
- a CDS encoding inositol monophosphatase family protein codes for the protein MPESIQNTGSTAAADSAPTSDADLLARTAIAVRTAGSALQERFGDVVRYQSREELMRALAANDDTALDILRPRLTALRPDARWVEDELAGGALPSGEWWVVDPAEGNVNHLHALPEWAVTATLVRDNQPVLTAVHLPLTGETYTALTGAGAHLDGRPLHVSRTTDLGLSIVATSQARPDEDEKVVRRVGSSITEMLLDALVVRTSVPATLHLLNVAAGRIDAFWQFAGARADLLPGALLVAEAGGRISDAEGHPWTPESESFLAAASGVHADAVATLSR
- a CDS encoding LysR family transcriptional regulator, which codes for MQLDLNLLAALDALLEEGSVAGAADRLHVTAPAMSRSLGRIRRTTGDQILVRTGRTMTPTPYAIAVREQVHDLLQQVRGVLAPSRELDLATLERTFTLRWHDALVALSGPALLAAVCEQAPGVRLRFIAESSIDTPELRRGEVDLAANADRPTAPEIRADRVAETQHVIVVRRGHPLTRVKAVTAARYASAEHITVSRRGKVSNILDDVLARLDLTRRVVATAPTEGAAFEFVRGSDLLVTAPESTARSAAVDLGLVLLPLPLDLPPAPVYLSWHQRYDTDPAHIWLRDLARTALTSGMTR
- a CDS encoding anti-sigma factor antagonist (This anti-anti-sigma factor, or anti-sigma factor antagonist, belongs to a family that includes characterized members SpoIIAA, RsbV, RsfA, and RsfB.), which gives rise to MTYDPAPPTRHLRVRLDRGHTVLEFHGEIDIVAALEITPYLDAETGHPEPQIVIDLRPVEFFDCSGLRLLYRARSRVLDRGGRLHLVCTRPLTLRVLKVTGLARLLPPSASLDAALGQPEATSGTL
- a CDS encoding MarR family winged helix-turn-helix transcriptional regulator → MVGTQATKAPPSLLYMVKQVELVVRSHLDELVKPAGITALQYTSLTVLERHDGLSAAQLARDSFVTAQSMADLVRSLENRGLIRRERNPHNRRELLILLTDEGRELLARYTDAVRELEERMVRELSAHQTDQFRQALSKAWHALS
- a CDS encoding aldehyde dehydrogenase family protein, translated to MTTTFESGPGRLFIGGQWREAADGARTDVIDPSTGQVVTTVAEAGAADVDAAVRAAREAFDHGPWAGLSGRERGRVLHRVSELIRENADELAALESLDVGKPLSLCRPVDVLTAADEYEYCAALAQTLDGATRDTPLGAFAYTRRGPLGVVAAITPFNFPLILSSSKLAPALAAGNTVVHKPADETPLSALYMARLLQEAGVPDGVVNVVTGSGPVAGEALLRNPGIDKLAFTGSTAVGRHAASVAGEALKPVTMELGGNAAHVVFEDADLEKAVGAVIKGFVFNTGQFCMGGPRLLVARSVYSTLLNILADAVPGVPVGDPRAPETVVGPMAGERHLRKVEEYVELARKEGARIVCGGERLELNGGYYYKPTVLAGLPNDSRVIQEEIFGPVLTVQPFDTEDEAVELANSTPYGLASGIQTSDLTRAHRVADRLQAGIVWINDWAMLDPAVPFGGVKDSGFGREYGPEALASYTKVKSVVVSLD
- a CDS encoding NAD(P)-dependent alcohol dehydrogenase; translated protein: MSTPTRAAVVESSGAPFTLADVELDEPGSGEVLVRMVATGLCHTDLGVASGGLPFPLPGVLGHEGAGVVEAVGPDVTGVAPGDHAVLSFTSCGGCRNCRDGHPAYCATWLPLNLIGGRRADGTSTISRAGAPLGGHFFGQSSFAERALVDARSLVKVDPDVPLESVAPLGCGVQTGVGAVWNVLKPGLGDTLVVLGAGAVGLSAVMAAALTPVTRIIAVDRVAERLTLAKELGATHTIDAGEADLGEVVALLTDGHGADGVVETTGSVAVLRQGADALAARGTLVVVGAPPFGTEVALDVNGLIPGKRIVGLTLGDGETQTIIPALVQLVKEGRLPLHRLISHYPFADIEQAVRDMKAGKTIKPVLTF
- a CDS encoding NADP-dependent oxidoreductase, with product MSTANTMRAISQDVLGGPEVLKEVETERPAPGPSEVLVRVRAAGVNPTDWKHRATGGFLGQPPFVLGWDVSGVVEAVGVGVTLYEPGDEVFGMLPYPFGHGSHAEYVTAPARSFAPKPAGIDHTEAGALPLVSLTAWQALVDTADLRPGQRVLIHAAAGGVGHVAVQIAKARGAYVIGTASAGKHEFLRGLGADELIDYRETDFTEAVRDVDVVLDTIGGENTFHSLRVLREGGIVVSILPMGPEELYKEAAALGVRAARMLVEADHAGMRAVADLVDAGKLRATIAGTFPLADAAEAHALGDTGRTTGKLVLTVD
- a CDS encoding GlxA family transcriptional regulator: MSRVERVERVVVLALDGVYPFELGIPSRIFGAADGRYEVLTCTVDGRPVRCNADFSVTVEHGPEALGTADTVVIPAMDPVAVTAELPAEVIAALALIRPGTRIVSICTGAFVLAAAGLLDGRRATTHWQLADDFRRLFPRVSLDADVLFVDDGTILTSAGAASGVDVCLHILRGDHGSELANKVARRCVVPPWRDGGQAQYIEQPVPDMAATSTAATRGWALARLGDPLTLADLAGHARMSLRTFARRFNDEVGMSPGRWLIQQRVVRARHLLESSDLSVDQIAGEVGFATGASLRQHLHAAIGVSPGAYRRTFQAAR